The proteins below are encoded in one region of Silene latifolia isolate original U9 population chromosome 2, ASM4854445v1, whole genome shotgun sequence:
- the LOC141641913 gene encoding F-box protein At2g26160-like, with protein sequence MEYGCRGGAYDWADLPCDIIVSIFEHLDEYLIDLRRAASVCVAWRRAGSLLNSKEPSIINIPNCVCRDLKCNDSELRPNLLYFFISPAASNRPKTRAWLIRVEENGTNKWLLDPSSNLEYNFNLLDEHKILSVATLHILDIGNKYYISIRKVISVSDLGMFLILFGNGKLGFWSEDSQWSYIKTRNYKFEDIIYLRDELYAIDTIGRLVIINPTTLDLVEVASPPKGIKYDVKTVYLVCSDGFLYLVYTNFYISHLSREPKDVGVFMYDKQSRAWVRVENLGNKVFFITKYATFSVTAKQLGLSRGSFICFMCDYFVKALIYKVEGNVCREEKDLQSEITVDFGRPPKWIRRMLLPSSEKRKSRKSK encoded by the coding sequence ATGGAGTACGGCTGTAGGGGAGGTGCTTATGATTGGGCTGATCTGCCTTGTGACATTATAGTATCTATCTTCGAACATCTAGACGAATACCTTATCGATCTACGTCGGGCTGCTTCGGTTTGTGTAGCCTGGCGTCGTGCTGGGTCTCTTCTTAATTCCAAGGAGCCTTCCATCATCAATATTCCTAACTGTGTGTGTCGAGACCTCAAGTGTAATGATTCTGAATTGAGGCCAAATTTGCTTTATTTTTTCATCTCCCCGGCAGCCTCAAATCGGCCCAAAACTCGGGCTTGGCTGATTCGTGTGGAGGAGAATGGAACGAATAAATGGTTACTTGATCCATCCTCGAATTTGGAGTATAATTTTAATCTTCTCGACGAACATAAGATATTGAGTGTGGCTACACTCCATATCCTCGACATCGGAAACAAATATTACATTAGTATTCGTAAAGTTATTTCAGTTTCAGATTTGGGAATGTTCTTAATATTGTTTGGTAATGGAAAACTAGGTTTTTGGTCAGAAGATAGTCAATGGAGTTATATAAAGACCCGTAATTACAAGTTTGAAGATATTATATATCTTCGAGATGAATTGTACGCAATCGACACAATTGGTAGGCTTGTGATAATTAATCCGACTACACTCGATCTTGTTGAAGTCGCTTCTCCTCCCAAGGGAATCAAATATGATGTTAAAACCGTGTATCTAGTGTGCTCGGACGGGTTCTTGTATTTAGTATATACGAATTTCTATATAAGTCACCTAAGTAGGGAGCCAAAGGATGTCGGAGTTTTTATGTACGACAAGCAAAGCCGTGCGTGGGTAAGAGTCGAAAACTTAGGGAACAAAGTGTTTTTCATAACTAAGTATGCTACGTTTTCTGTTACTGCCAAACAACTAGGATTGAGTCGAGGGAGTTTCATTTGCTTTATGTGTGATTATTTTGTTAAGGCTCTTATCTACAAAGTCGAAGGTAACGTCTGTCGGGAAGAAAAGGACTTGCAGTCGGAAATCACGGTTGATTTTGGTCGTCCACCAAAATGGATTCGCCGTATGCTGCTACCTTCGAGCGAAAAGAGAAAATCTCGAAAAAGCAAATGA
- the LOC141641914 gene encoding F-box protein At2g17036-like: protein MALRCTRHGSTGGTCDWAELPCDIIVSIFEHLDDYRIDQRRAASVCVAWRRAGSLLNFKKPSIIKLPFICTCRAYNNIANCVCRHRNDYSELSPNSLYFFISPALNRTQTRVWLIRAEEIGMNKWLLRPPSSSDHRIIPPGLEYNFNLLDVDKILGVAKVYFSVSEITPCVRKVISVSDLGLFLVLFGDEGGDKGKLALWSEDSKKWSYIDSGNCEIDDIINLRDQLYGIDTIGRLVMINPTTLDFVEVASPPKGIEYDVTIMYLVCSDGFLYLVYKGFVGAEARWKDYRYFNRIQSLKEIVRLDVAGKSPPEIGDPKDVGVFIFDKQTRAWVRVENIGDKVFFITEYASFSVTTKQLGLSQWSFICFMCKDFGYVPDSDKAPIIYKLNGNVCRKQENLYSDIKVDFGPPPKWIRPMLHSSKERKSRKSKRKKGRKGK from the coding sequence ATGGCTTTGAGATGTACGAGGCACGGCTCTACGGGTGGTACTTGTGATTGGGCTGAACTGCCTTGTGACATTATAGTATCTATCTTTGAACATCTAGATGACTACCGTATTGATCAACGTCGGGCTGCTTCGGTTTGCGTAGCCTGGCGTCGTGCCGGGTCTCTCCTTAATTTCAAGAAGCCTTCCATTATTAAACTCCCTTTTATTTGCACCTGCCGTGCATATAACAACATCGCTAACTGTGTGTGTCGACACCGCAACGATTATTCTGAATTGAGTCCAAATTCGTTGTATTTTTTCATCTCCCCGGCCTTAAATCGGACCCAAACTCGGGTTTGGCTGATTCGTGCGgaagagattggaatgaataaaTGGTTACTTCGTCCACCATCTTCTTCCGATCATCGAATCATACCTCCAGGTTTGGAGTATAATTTTAATCTACTCGACGTAGATAAGATCTTGGGTGTGGCTAAGGTATATTTTTCCGTTTCTGAGATCACGCCTTGTGTTCGTAAAGTTATTTCAGTTTCCGATTTGGGATTATTCTTAGTATTATTTGGTGATGAAGGAGGTGATAAAGGAAAGCTAGCTTTATGGTCAGAAGATAGTAAAAAATGGAGCTATATCGACTCTGGTAATTGCGAGATTGATGATATTATAAATCTTCGAGATCAATTGTACGGAATCGACACAATTGGTAGGCTTGTGATGATTAATCCGACTACACTCGATTTTGTTGAAGTCGCGTCTCCTCCCAAAGGAATAGAATATGATGTTACAATAATGTATCTAGTGTGCTCGGACGGATTCTTGTATTTAGTATATAAAGGTTTTGTTGGTGCCGAAGCACGGTGGAAGGATTATAGGTATTTCAATAGAATCCAATCCTTGAAAGAAATAGTTAGACTTGATGTTGCAGGGAAGTCTCCTCCTGAAATTGGCGATCCAAAGGATGTCGGAGTTTTCATTTTCGACAAGCAAACCCGTGCGTGGGTAAGAGTTGAAAACATTGGGGACAAAGTGTTTTTCATAACTGAGTATGCTAGCTTTTCAGTTACTACAAAACAATTAGGATTGAGTCAATGGAGTTTCATTTGCTTTATGTGTAAAGATTTTGGTTATGTCCCGGATTCCGATAAGGCTCCTATCATCTACAAACTCAACGGTAACGTCTGTCGGAAACAAGAGAACTTGTATTCGGATATCAAGGTTGATTTTGGTCCTCCTCCAAAATGGATTCGCCCTATGCTACATTCGAGTAAAGAGAGAAAATCTCgaaaaagcaaaagaaagaaaGGTCGGAAAGGCAAGTAA